In Salvelinus sp. IW2-2015 unplaced genomic scaffold, ASM291031v2 Un_scaffold2639, whole genome shotgun sequence, the genomic stretch gagaggaaaggagagaggagcagaggaacggagtgagtaaaggagagaggaggagaggaaaggagagaggaggagaggaaaggagagaggaggagaggaggagatcaaACAGGGTGTTGTTATCTTAGTGACATCGACCATACAGCCCTTCAATAGACACAGCTGCCAAatcaactgagagagagagagagagcaagaaggacagcgtgagagagagagatagagggggagagaggacagagagatagagagagagggggggagagagaggtctgtAACCAGTCTGACATCTGATGAGTCAGTTGGGCTGTAAACAGGACACACACTCTATAGGTACATTGATATTCAGTGCAGAGTGGAGGGTAGAGGTGGGTTAACGACCTCAGTATTaattcatagttttaatgtttcCTCCTCTGCTGTCAGAGTTAATGGAAGGAAGTCACCATcagtcacacacactctgcagttacacacaaacacacacacgcacacacatacagcatgcattttgaaatgtaaaaCAGTTTTAGGAGTTTTAATGAACCATTATAACTTCCAGACTTAACCCAATGATCCCTGCATTGTTAATATTCAGAAGGTTCAACACCCAGGCATCACCCAACGATCAACCGATAACCTAAACATCGGCCAATGACTAACCAATGACCCAGACATCGCCCAACAATCCATGCATGGTTAAAATTCAGACCACACCCAACGATCCCCGCGCGGTTGGATACCCAGAGCAGATATATGTGTGAGAGTTAATTGTGCCTACCAATGTATTCCATGGTAAAGCAGCGTTAGGACTGGGTGGAGACTGAGAGGAATATTAATGATGTTGGAGCCAGTTAGATAGAAACAACCACCATGAACTGCATTAACTCATAGTAATAAAGaacattctgtgtgtgtttttattgtctgctgtgtctgtgtgtgtgtgttgtgtgtgtgtgtgtgtgtgtgtgtgtgtgtgtgtgtgtgtgtgtgtgttgtgtgtgtgtgtgtgtgtgtgtgtgtgtgtgtggtgtgtgtgtgtgtgttgtgtgtgtgtgtgtgtgtgtccgttccgtccgtccgtccgtctccgTCCGTCTCGTCcgttccgtccgtccgtccgtgggCAGATAGAcagaatttctctctctctctactgcattAACTTAAAATAATGAGACTGACTGGAACAGCCAACCAATTATTACACCCAGCCAATCTGAAAGCACAGACTGGGTATCTGTATGTCTACATGTTCAAACTATAacttcccctctccctcactttctctctcgctctctcactttctctctctctctttctctctgtctctctctctcctctccaggttcCTCTCCAACACGTCGTTCCAGGGTTCTACGGGCGCGGTCCGTGTGGCACCTGCTCTCTCCCAGGTCCTCTCCTCCCAGCTGTACCACGTGTGGAGCRTGAAGAGAGGTCCTCTTGGCCAGCCGTCCTGGGTCACCGTGGCCCACTGGACCACCGGGCGCCTACAGCTGGACGAGGGGGTGTTGGGGCTGGGGGTCGGGGCTGGCCTGGGGCTAGGCCCGGGGAGGAGGACAGGGTCCGGGTCTGGGTTAGGGGTCCAGAGAGGGGATAGGGACAAAGACAACAGAcctggagggagatggaggccgGGGCTACAGATGGCGGGCCGGAGATTAAGGTTRGTGACCCTGGTGGAGCATCCCTTCGTGTTCACTAGAGAGGTGGATGAGGATGGGCTGTGTCCCGCTGGTCAGCTGTGTCTGGACCCMAGYACTAACCGCTCAGATCTACTGGACTCACTGTTCAGTCACCTGCACCAGACCAATACAACTACTACCACMACTGACCACAGTGAGTATACCTACAGTACACAYTACCTACAMTACATCACTCCAGACCAGTAGACCAGGACTYACCcttcctgtccctgtcctgtcctgaccACAWCCCCAGACCCAACAGAGGACCTGCGGAAGTGTTGCTATGGTTACGTTATTGACCTGTTGGAGAAGCTGTCGGAGGACCTGAAGTTCACCTTTGACCTTTACATCGTGGGAGACGGGAAGTACGGAGCGATGAGCAGCACTGGGAGGTGGACCGGTCTGGTACGTCATCCTACCTTCTACCTATCTAACTATCTacctatctatctaatctatctatctactatctacctATGCTACCTATCTACTTctatctatctacctatctactatctagtctatctatctatctactatctattctatctatgctatctatctatctatctatcttatctatctatctatctatctatctatctatctatctatctatctatctgatcTAATCTGATCTATCAATTCATATCATTCAAGGGCTTATTGCGCATGGGCAAACATTGTTAACATTGccgcaaagcaagtgaggtagatattcatacaaaagtgaaataaacaatacaaattaacagtaaagcATTACAAATTACCAGAAGtttcaaacaataaagacattacaaatgttatattaaatatatatacagtgtttgtaaaatgtacaaatggtttaaagcacacaagttagaaataaataagataaatatggttgtattacaatggtgtttgttacttcactatatctatctatctatctatctatctatctatcatctatctatctatctatcttctatctatctatcgatcTATTATCTAtcactctatctatctatctatctatctatctatctatctgtctgcctgtctgtctgtcctgtctgtctgtctgtctgtctgtctgtcgtctgtcttgtctgtctgtctgtctgttcctgtctgtcctgtctgtctgtctgtctgtctgtctgtctgtctggtccggctgtctgttctgtccctgTCTTCTTGTTTAATAGTTGTTTTGTATAATAATATAAGTATGAATTGATGCCATATTGACATTGATTGTTTAACCTAACCTTAATGAAAAATGTTTGCAGAAGGATTGTAGAATATGCAAATGTGTAATAGTGTCCTTCTGAAGGTTGTAGCATGTTTCCTGGTTTCTCATATTAGGTGGGAGAACCTGCTTGAGTGGAACAGGCCGTATCATGGCTGTGCTATCATTCTCGCCATCAACATTAGCCAGGAGCAAGTAGTTATAGACTTCACCTCTCCATTCTACTCTATCCTCTGCTGGGGAATACTggttgagtgagagtgtgtgtgtgtgtgtgtgtgtgtgtgtggtgtgtggtgtgttgggtggtggtgtggtgttgtggtgtgtgtgtgtgtgtgtgtgtgtgtgtgtgtgtgtgtgtgtgtgtgtgtgtgtgtgtgtgtggtgttgtgtgtgtttggtgtgtgttgttgcctgttgcctgtgtgtctgcctgtactGCAACctgatatgtgtgtgttggacaacagtttattaatgtgtgtgtatggtttaCTACACAGGTGCGTAGCAGGACCCATCAGCCCCTATTGGGGCCTTCATGTGGCTCCTCTCCATTGGGTCCATTGTGGGTGGGCATCTTCGTCCACTCTTCATCTTACCGGCACTCTTTCCCTCCCGTCTATGAGTTGGACACAGTCCTTTGGTGAGAAAATACTAAAATAGCTCATTATGGCCTGTCATTAGGTTTCATTATAGTCTGTGACCTATATCTCTCAGTGGACTACTGCTATTGACTTATGTCCACTACacagtgtggtgtgtttgggacCTTTACACCTCTGTTGTGTCTGtgatcctacacacacaccacacaaacacaaccccaacacaacacaacacaaccacacacaccacaccaccacacacacaccaccaacacccaaCAACGCTGACTCCGTGTTGTGTTGACGCAGGTATGACTCTCATGGGAGAACAGCCTCAGAGTGTTTCCTACTCCTCCCTAGTCCCTCAACCTCTGCTCACGCCATCCTGTTTGGTACGCACTTTGTTTCCGCTTACTAAGGTCTGGTGGGATGGTGATTGGAGAGCataatggagggaggagggggagggatggaggggaaggCGATGGAGGGAGGATAGGGAGAGTGGGATGGGGGAGAGGGTTTGAATAATCACATATTTAACCGAACATAgtctttttcttctttcctttctttgtcttctctcttccttcttgcttctcttttctcttcttctcttgtcttctctctttttcttcttctcttctctctcctctcgtccctctctctcatctctctagtCCTCTCCCTGTTCTCGTCTCCTGTCTGCCTTCCTCGTATctctcctctcggtctctctctctctcctctcctcctctccctccatctctcctctctctctctcctcgactCCATCCTCCtcgctcttcgtctctctctctccccctaaacACATCTCTTCTTCTATCTCGTCTcagtctctcttctttctctctttctcgtctcttcctctctcttcctcctttctacttctcctctcttgcctcttcttttctctctctctctcccctccctctcgctctcctcctcccctccatcccagACCCTCCAGTGTTGGACCCAGTAAGTTTCCTGATGAACCTGTGGGTATCTCCTGTCTGCGGTTTGTCCAGTTAATACAGCAAACTGGCTGCTGTCATGTGGGGGGAGAAAACTTTGAAACAGGTGTCTGGATTCTATGATGAAgaggtaaaaacacacacacacaccagcactggCGTGCACACAAACCCAGGTAGCATGTACAGGCACTACATACGTACAAACACACCACAACGCACTTACTTAGCACACACAGCACAAGCCGAGTTATCAATGTGGAGGAAATGAAATGACTGAATATTGAACAAAACAGCTGGATCAGGGTAAGTTACATGGTGCTATATGATTCAGACAATGATAAGTGTATTCCTCCTTGGTAATAAAAAAGAGAGGGGCCCGTCACCAGAATTGCTTCTCCCACAGTGTTTTTATTCCTGAACACCAATTAAAATGTTTCAACTAGAACGCTTTGATACCTGTTGACATACGAAAGACTGTGAGTTGAAATATTGTAAAATCTCCCACTGGGGAGACAATATTCCTGTGTACGGGGCCTTCTCATTTTTTTAATGTGGATACTTTTTCAGTCCTACCGTGGTATTCTCAATTTACTGATGTGCACTATCACCATCCTTTTTCTTATGTTATCTCTTCCGTTACCTTAAAatatcccctcttctctccctcccttcccctccctctccaccctcctgtTTCCCCCAGCTATTGCACCACCATCTCCCGTGGGTTCAGGTTTGGGACAGTCAGGAGAGCTCTGCAGAGGACTAACAATGAGGAGAGTTCTCTGCCATGCATGACTAGCAAGTGAGGCGTTACAAACAACCACACGCACACCAGACGGGAGTGGATCATGCTAATAGTAAGGACCACACACAGTTGTTGCCTAACACAAAGATCCAGTTACCCACCCAGTGGCGTGTTATGACTAAATTTTTCATTTAGCTCTTAATTCCCCCACGTCTCCAGCGTTTACAGTTTTCTTCCTCCTCATCGCTTTGGCTTAATTCTCCACatgagaatattttttttcaaaacaaTAAGTTCAAATCGCTGAAGCAATTAGTTTCTTGTTCACTATCCGAGATTTGAATTTCTTATTCATTATAAGCAAATGATGTGTTTGGCACAGTGTGCAAAAGGGAAGTAATCAATTGTTACTAGCAATTTGCAACATAACTAGCATTGCTACAGGACTTGCTGAGATAGCTGAATGAGTTCGTTTCTCGCGTGAAATTGTCATATCTCTTCAAACTTCTTTTAAACATTCTGGTCATCAGTTTTGAGCCGTCAGTCATGCAAAATGATCCATTCAATGAATCATCAGAATACATGTATACCCTAAATATCTATGAATGGAAATGGTGTGTGATGTCTGCTAATGGGTCAAATGTACCTGCGCAGGTGACATATGTATATGAAATAGGAATCACAATTCGATTAACCAATTGCAAGTTTGGAAGCATATATATGGAGCTGCACAGCATCAATCTACATTTATTGAACAATGGAGGAATACACCTGACAACTTGGAAAATCAGAAGGAATGTTTGGTGTACATGTCATGGTTAGCCATGGTGGTGTATGCAATGGTAGGGGCTGGTGGATGGTAGCTGGATGATGGTTACAGGTGTTCCGTGGTCATGGAATGGTGGTGTGGTGTCGGGTTAGGATAATGGAAGAGTAGATAAGGTCGTGATCCGATGATACCAAGCCTAAATTGTACATGGACATGTCATAGAACCATGTGTTACAAGGAAGAGGGATGGTCGGAGAGATACCGCACTAATTAAACAGATCCACCGTGTCATAAAACCATGGTGTTTACAATGGGAAGAGGCGGTCGGAGAAGTACAGCCTAATGTAACAATGTCCACAGTGTCATAAACCATGGTGTTACAAGGAGAGAGGCTGGTTCGGTAGAGCTAACGCCTAATGTTACCACATTCCACAGTGTCATAACCATTACGGTGTTATCAAATGGAAGAGGCTGGTCGGAGAGGTACAGCCTAATTTAACAAGATCACACAGTGTCCATAAAACCCATGGTGTTACATAATGGTAAGGCTGGTCGGACGAGAGTACACGCCGTAACTGTAAACCAAGTTCCACAGTGTCATAACCATCATGGTGTACCAATGGAAGAGGCTGGTCGAGAGTAACAGCCTAATGTAATGTCCACAAAGCTGTGTCCATCAAACCGAATTG encodes the following:
- the LOC112074447 gene encoding glutamate receptor ionotropic, NMDA 3B-like, translating into MVKIQTTPNDPRAVGYPEQIYVFLSNTSFQGSTGAVRVAPALSQVLSSQLYHVWSXKRGPLGQPSWVTVAHWTTGRLQLDEGVLGLGVGAGLGLGPGRRTGSGSGLGVQRGDRDKDNRPGGRWRPGLQMAGRRLRLVTLVEHPFVFTREVDEDGLCPAGQLCLDPSTNRSDLLDSLFSHLHQTNTTTTTTDHNPTEDLRKCCYGYVIDLLEKLSEDLKFTFDLYIVGDGKYGAMSSTGRWTGLVRSRTHQPLLGPSCGSSPLGPLWVGIFVHSSSYRHSFPPVYELDTVLCYCTTISRGFRFGTVRRALQRTNNEESSLPCMTSK